One Synechocystis sp. LKSZ1 genomic window, ATCCAGTCAACGTCTGGGGGTCAGTATTCAGAGCCAAGTCCAGCCCAAAAAAGGTGAACGTCTCAGCTTTCAAAGTTTGGTGAGCTATCGGTTACAACTGATGCTGGGGAAGCAGGTGATTTCCGAGCGGGATTTCCAGAACTTACTAGACCAGCGTTCTCCCTTAGTGGAAATTGGCGGCCAATGGCTAATTCTGCAACCGGTGGAAGTCCGGGCAGCCCAGGCAATTCTACAACAACGCCAAGGGCCGCTCGATTTAACCGTTGAAGAGGCCCTGCGTCTAGCCGTGGGAGAGCGCCAAACCCTGGCCAAACTTCCCGTGGTTAAGTTTGAGGCCACGGGTATTCTCCAAGACCTAATCCAGACCTTGAGCAATCCCCAAGGGGTCAAACCCATGGCCGCACCACCCGGTTTTAAAGGAGAGCTGAGACCCTACCAGGCCAGGGGGGTAGGCTGGTTAGCCTTCTTGGAACGCTGGGGCCTGGGGGCCTGTCTGGCTGATGATATGGGATTAGGGAAAACACCTCAACTCTTGGCGTTTCTGCTCCATCTCCAGGCCGAAGCCAGTTTAGAGCAACCGGTTCTAGTCGTCTGTCCAACCTCTGTGCTCAGCAATTGGTGGCATGAAGTCCAAAAATTTGCCCCTGGTCTGAAAGTCACCCTCCATCACGGCGACCGCCGTAAAAAGGGCCAACCCCTGCTCAAGGCCTATCAATCGCAACATCTGATCTTGACCAGTTACTCCCTCCTACACCGCGATTTAAGCAGTCTCAAGCTTGTCCAGTGGCGGGGTATTGTTCTAGATGAGGCCCAAAATATTAAAAATGCTGAAGCTAAGCAGTCTCAGTCCGTCCGTCAACTCACCGCCGGTTTTCGCATTGCTCTGACGGGAACCCCGGTGGAAAACCGTCTGCGGGAACTGTGGTCAATTCTAGATTTTCTGAACCCTGGCTTTTTGGGCAGTCAGGCCTACTTCCAAAAACGCTTTGCTACCCCCATCGAAAAATACGGCGACCGTCAATCCCTCTACGCCCTCCGGAGTCTGGTGCGGCCCTTTATCCTGCGTCGCCTCAAAACCGACCAGAGCATCATTCAAGACCTGCCCGCTAAACAGGAAATGACGGTTTTTTGTGCCCTCTCCCGTCGTCAGGCAGAACTGTACCAGCAATTGGTCGATCAGGCCCTAGAAAATATTGAAACCAGCACCGGCATTCAACGCCATGGCCAGATCCTGACCCTGATCCTGAAACTGAAGCAACTCTGCAACCATCCAGCCCAGTTTCTCAAGGAACCCCAGTTGAGTCAACCAGAGGCCTCCGGCAAATTACTCCGCCTAGAAGAGATGCTGGAAGAAGTGGTGAGCGAAGGGGAACGGGCCCTAATCTTTACCCAATTTGCGGAATGGGGCCATCTCTTGCAACCCTATTTAACCCACAAATTTAAACGGGATGTCCTCTACCTCCATGGCGGCACCCCCCGCCTCAAACGTCAGGCCCTGATCGAGCGTTTCCAGAACGACCCCGATGGCCCTCAACTCTTTATCCTTTCCCTCAAGGCCGGCGGCACAGGCCTCAACTTAACCCGTGCTAACCATGTCTTTCACGTTGACCGTTGGTGGAATCCCGCCGTGGAAAACCAGGCCACGGACCGGGCCTTTCGCATTGGCCAGACCCGTAATGTCCAAGTCCACAAGTTTGTTTGCACCGGCACCCTGGAGGAAAAAATCCACCAAATTCTGGAAAGCAAACAACAGCTAGCGGAACAAACGGTTGACGCCGGGGAAAACTGGTTAACCCAACTCGACACCGATCAATTGCGCCAACTACTGCTTCTAGACCGGGGCAGTATTATCGATGAAGAAAGCACCTAGCCTTAGATAGCGCGTACCTAGACTGTCTTCCGTAGGCCTTTGGCCAGGCCGGCCCCCTCTAAATCCACCGGCACAAATTCGAGGTGATTAAACAAGGTGGTTACGAATGCAAACAATAAAAACGGTAACGATAAAACCAGCACTAGCCCAACGGTAGCCAGGGCGTAGATCTGCCGAGTACTACTCCACAGGGCCAGGGCTGTAGCCAAGGAAAGAAAAATAACAATTAACCAGACAATGATTTGTCCATAAATATCACCGAAGGTCAAAGTACAAACCATGCGGTATTTGGGAGAGTCTTGATCCATTGTTAAAATCCTCTAAAAACGTGGAGAAGCAATCAGCGTAGTTAAAAATCGTCATTGCCCCAGAATTTTAGACGATAAACTCTGGCCCGGCTTACTTTTTAAAGCAGACTTAACAATAATCAGAAATCACCCCTCCCCGTTGGCCGGTGGTAACTCTAGGGGTAAGGGCCCCATTAGGCCCTTGCGAAAATCATTCAGCAGTTGCCGGGCCGCCCGTTCCTGGTCTTGCTGGTAGCGTTGCTCAGCCAGGCTGGCCAGATAATCCTCGGCGCTTTGGCCCGCCAGTTCCCACTGATAGCGTTGGGCCAAAATAGCGTCTAACCCTAATTGGCCTAGGAGATGAATCAGGGCAATGGCCGTGCGTTGGTTGTCGTAGGCCGCTTCCCCGATGTCTTCACAAATAGCTAACTTAACCGCATCCGCCTGATTGTCGAGTTTGAGGGGGATTACCCCTGGAGAATCCAGCAATTCAATGGTGTCCGAGATGCGAATCCAGCGCAGTTGTCGCGTGACCCCTGCCCGGCGGGCACTTTCCACCACCTTGCGCCCCAGGAGGCGATTAATCAGGGCCGATTTTCCCACGTTGGGAAAGCCCATGACGACGGCGCGGACGGCGCGGGGTTGCATACCCCGTTGTTGCCGTCGTTCATTGACGCTCTGGCCCGCTTTTTGGGCCGCTTTACTAATGGCCTTAATGCCAGTTCCCAGTTTGGCATTGGCACTAAAAACCTCTACCCCCTGGCCCCTAAACCAGGCCAACCAGGCCTGACAGGTCTCTTCAGGGATCATGTCCATGCGATTCAGAATTAAAAGACGGGGCTTACTGCCGATCCACTGGGGCACCTGGGGATGGTGGGAAGCTAAGGGAATTCTTGCATCCAACACCTCCAGCACCACATCGACGCGCTTGAGTTGCTCCTTCAGTTCCCGCTCTGCCTTGGCGATGTGACCGGGATACCATTGAATAAGTGCCATAAATTTACTCTTATGCCTGAAGCGTTGCTCCCGTCCCAGGGCCCGTTAACTCTATAATTGTAATGCCGAAGCTGGATTCCCCAGGCATCAGCGGTATTTTGCTCTCCGACGAGACCCCTTTGTTTGATGAATAGCTTGCAGGTGATGGCCGGTGCCCAGGAGTCTTTAGTCTTTACCAACGGTTCCTTAATTCAATTGGCCCTGCCCTACGTCAATCTCCACGGGGCCAACTTGATGGGAAGGGATTTGCGCCAGGCCAATCTCTTCGGGGCTAACTTGCAGGAGGCCAATCTGATTGCGGCTAGTCTCCGTCAGGCCAACCTCCGCCAAAGCACGTTGAACCGGGCCCGTCTCCAGCGCTGTAACCTCAGCGAGGCGGATCTAACGGCGGCCCATGGCAATGAGGCCGATTTTCAGCGGGCCACCTTTACGGAAACCGAGGCCCAGGGCATCTATCTCTACCGGTCTAATTTGAGCCAGGCTACCCTTGTCCAGGGCCATTTTCAACAGGCCTATGCCCCCGAGGCTAGTTTTGTGGCCATTGAAGGGGCCGGCCTAGATCTGCGGTGGGCCACCTTGATTCAGGCCCGTTTCAACTATGCCCGCTTACCGGGGGCCAATCTGCGGGGGGCCAACTTGAGCCGAGCCGATTTTACGGGAGCCGACCTGCGGGGCGCTGACCTGCGGGGGGCCCATCTCCAGGGAGTCATTTTTCACCAGACCTGTCTCGATGGCGTTAATTTTGACGATTAGCGGCCGATGGCCCTGCTAGGCTGGCAGTATGGTTTCTCTCTTTCCCCGTCAGGTCATGGAAACGACAATTTTAAAACTGGAACCGGCTATTCACCTCAGTGAGGGCCAATTTGTCGCCCTTTGTCAGCAAAATCCTGACCTGAAGTTTGAGCGAAATCCCCAAGGAGAGCTATTGATTATGCCCCCAACCGGCGGAGAAACTGGCCGTCGCAATGCCCTCTTGATTGCGCGTTTGGTGCTGTGGAATGAAACCTATGATCTGGGGGTTGTCTTTGATTCCTCGACCTGTTTTCGGCTACCGGGGGGAGGCGACCGCTCTCCCGATCTATCCTGGGTAACGAAGGCGCGTTGGCAGGCCCTGACCCCAGACCAGCAACGTCAATTTCCGCCTCTCTGTCCTGACTTCGTTTTGGAATTATTGTCGCCTACGGATACCCTCACCACGACCCAGGCAAAAATGCAAGAATATCTGGCCGCGGGGGCCCAATTGGGGTGGTTGATTAATTCCCTGGCCCAGCAGGTTGAAATCTATCGCCCAAGACGATCGCCCGAAATCTTGACCCGACCGGTTAGCCTAGGGGGAGAAACGGTTTTACCGAATTTTGAGATTAACCTGCAATGGCTATGGCCCGCTTGATTTACACTTTTTCTGTTTTTGTCTCGGCCCGGCGACGATGCTCTTGAATAAAGGATTCCACCAGGGCCACATCTTCAGGACTACCAATGACCAGGGGTGTCCGCTGATGTAGTTTACTGGGAACCAGATCCAGCAGAGGCGTCTGGCCATCACTGGCTTTTCCACCGGCCTGTTCTAACAAAAAGGCCAAGGGGGCCGTTTCGTAGAGGAGACGTAATTTGCCCTCAGGATTTTTTACCGTGCCAGGGTACAAAAACACGCCGCCCTGCATCAAGATACGGTGGATGTCTCCGACTAGGGCACCGCTGTAACGAGAGGTATAGCCTTCGTGGCGATGAACATAGCGGGTATAGTCCCGCAGGGCCTCGTCCCATTGCCAAAAATTGCCTTCATTGGTGCTGTAGATAGGGCCATGGGCCGGGATTTGAATATTTTCCTGGGCCAGAATAAATTCCCCGAGACTGGGATCAAGGATAAAAGCATGTACCCCAGAGCCAATGGAATAGACCAACAGGGTGGAAGGGCCGTAGAGGATATAGCCCGCCGCAATCTGTTGCCGCCCATTCTGTTGGAGTAGGTCACTAGCCGTACCGTCGAGGTCGTCTCCCTGTTGCTGACGAATGGCAAAGATCGAGCCGACGTTTAAATTAATGTCCACATTGGAGGAACCATCAATGGGGTCGTAGAGGAGGGTATAGCGGCCGATGGGGCAATTCTCGGGGATGTAGTAGGGGTTTTCCATTTCCTCCGAGGCTAGGCGACAGACCAGGCCACTCTGTTTAAAAACGGAAATAAATACCTCATTGGCGTAAACATCCATTTTTTTGACGGATTCCCCCTGGACATTGATCTCTCCCGTAAAGCCGAGGACATCCGCCATCAGGCCGGCCCGACTGAGGCGACGGGCAATCAACTTCCCCGCCAGGGCAATGCGATTCATGATGGCGCTCAAGTCTTGGGCATCCGCACTGAAGCTATGAAGTTGTTGCAGGACGTGGCGAGACAGGGTAGTACAGTCCCGGTCTAGGGTATGTTCAGGGATGGAAAAGGAGGTAGCCATGGAAAAGGAGATCTCTCGAGAATTGCAAGCCCATGCTAACGAATCTTCTCGGGCCCAAACCACCACGAGCGGCCGGGAGCTAGACATAGATCATTTAGCCTGGGTAATCACGATAGACACGATATAATTTAGATCCAGTAACCAAGGGAAATACTGATATCAAAACTTGAGAAGTTAGCCTTGGGCGGCTTCCGAGTTAATTTTTGTTACGTCGTACTGAGGAAATACCCTTGAATGCTGGCATTTTATCGGTTTTTCTGGGCAAGCTATTAGATAGCCTTTGGTGTGCGAAGCCATTGACCTACAATCCTTTTTGTAAACGATGACTGCTCAATTTCCGCCGTCTCCCTCCATTCCCATTCAAGAATTTTCTGCCTCACGGCAGGTCAGTTTTTTTGATGGCCTAAAGCAACCCCGTTTTAGTGGGCAACTGATCCTCACCAGTCCGACGGGAGAGCAGTGGTTTTTCTATTTCTATCTCGGGCGCATCATGTTTGCGACGGGGGGAAATCACGCTGTTCGGCGTTGGCGTCGGCAAATTACCCTCTATTTGCCGCAGATTGCCGCCAATCTGTCATCGGTACAACTGGATCTCGCCAGCATTGACCCCCAAGAACTCCAACTCTGCTGGGAATACCAACTCCTCTGCCATTGGGTAGAACAGCAAAAGGTGACCCGAGAGCAGGCCGCCCGCTACATCCGGGCCACAGTGGTCGAGGTCTTGTTTGACATTACCCAAACCAATGAAGTTTCCTGTGACCTGCGCCAGGATCATCTCCTCTCCACCCGTTTGGTGCTGATTGATGCCGACCAAATCATCGCCGAGGCCCAGCAACTCTGGCAGAATTGGCGGGGGGCCAAGATTGCTGACCGTTCCCCCAATGCGGCCCCCGTCATCCGTCAAGCAGAGGAATTGCAGCAGCGCACCTCTCCCCAGGTCTTTCAAACCCTGAAACAATTGCTGGATGGGAATCAGAGCTTACGGGATCTTTCGGTGCGGATGAAGCGGGATGTCCTGAGTGTGACCACCTCCCTCTTGCCCTATCTGCAACTGGGCCTGGTAGAACTGGTGAAAATTCCTGACCTACCGCCTCCCATTGCCCCGACGCCTCTGGGCGTAGTGGCCCAACCCGATGTCCCCACAGGGCCGCTGATCGCCTGTGTGGATGATAGCCCGCTGATGTGTCAGACCCTAGAAAAAATTCTGACGGCGGCCAACTATCAATTTATCGGTATTAATGATCCTCTGCGAGCGTTGGCGGTGTTGTTGGCCCGTAAACCGGCCCTGATTTTTCTCGATCTGGTCATGCCCAATGCCAATGGTTACGAAATCTGCGGTCAATTGCGGAAACTTTCCATCTTCCGC contains:
- the ylqF gene encoding ribosome biogenesis GTPase YlqF; its protein translation is MALIQWYPGHIAKAERELKEQLKRVDVVLEVLDARIPLASHHPQVPQWIGSKPRLLILNRMDMIPEETCQAWLAWFRGQGVEVFSANAKLGTGIKAISKAAQKAGQSVNERRQQRGMQPRAVRAVVMGFPNVGKSALINRLLGRKVVESARRAGVTRQLRWIRISDTIELLDSPGVIPLKLDNQADAVKLAICEDIGEAAYDNQRTAIALIHLLGQLGLDAILAQRYQWELAGQSAEDYLASLAEQRYQQDQERAARQLLNDFRKGLMGPLPLELPPANGEG
- a CDS encoding pentapeptide repeat-containing protein produces the protein MNSLQVMAGAQESLVFTNGSLIQLALPYVNLHGANLMGRDLRQANLFGANLQEANLIAASLRQANLRQSTLNRARLQRCNLSEADLTAAHGNEADFQRATFTETEAQGIYLYRSNLSQATLVQGHFQQAYAPEASFVAIEGAGLDLRWATLIQARFNYARLPGANLRGANLSRADFTGADLRGADLRGAHLQGVIFHQTCLDGVNFDD
- the fbp gene encoding class 1 fructose-bisphosphatase, which translates into the protein MATSFSIPEHTLDRDCTTLSRHVLQQLHSFSADAQDLSAIMNRIALAGKLIARRLSRAGLMADVLGFTGEINVQGESVKKMDVYANEVFISVFKQSGLVCRLASEEMENPYYIPENCPIGRYTLLYDPIDGSSNVDINLNVGSIFAIRQQQGDDLDGTASDLLQQNGRQQIAAGYILYGPSTLLVYSIGSGVHAFILDPSLGEFILAQENIQIPAHGPIYSTNEGNFWQWDEALRDYTRYVHRHEGYTSRYSGALVGDIHRILMQGGVFLYPGTVKNPEGKLRLLYETAPLAFLLEQAGGKASDGQTPLLDLVPSKLHQRTPLVIGSPEDVALVESFIQEHRRRAETKTEKV
- a CDS encoding response regulator; amino-acid sequence: MTAQFPPSPSIPIQEFSASRQVSFFDGLKQPRFSGQLILTSPTGEQWFFYFYLGRIMFATGGNHAVRRWRRQITLYLPQIAANLSSVQLDLASIDPQELQLCWEYQLLCHWVEQQKVTREQAARYIRATVVEVLFDITQTNEVSCDLRQDHLLSTRLVLIDADQIIAEAQQLWQNWRGAKIADRSPNAAPVIRQAEELQQRTSPQVFQTLKQLLDGNQSLRDLSVRMKRDVLSVTTSLLPYLQLGLVELVKIPDLPPPIAPTPLGVVAQPDVPTGPLIACVDDSPLMCQTLEKILTAANYQFIGINDPLRALAVLLARKPALIFLDLVMPNANGYEICGQLRKLSIFRQTPIVILTGNDGIVDRVRAKMVGSTDFLSKPVNPDTVLQTIQKYVQETADHSESGSP
- a CDS encoding Uma2 family endonuclease — translated: METTILKLEPAIHLSEGQFVALCQQNPDLKFERNPQGELLIMPPTGGETGRRNALLIARLVLWNETYDLGVVFDSSTCFRLPGGGDRSPDLSWVTKARWQALTPDQQRQFPPLCPDFVLELLSPTDTLTTTQAKMQEYLAAGAQLGWLINSLAQQVEIYRPRRSPEILTRPVSLGGETVLPNFEINLQWLWPA
- a CDS encoding DEAD/DEAH box helicase, whose translation is MATLHGSWRMTPMGRSFFLWGETWRDEVIPPEPEAKLPFHPFCLNSTELQVWLEQELSLKMTRAQPQTETLTLPSRVQKKQSLPLLASQIGEGLKPQGLTLTPWQISGLALAPSETLALLQAIPLGETEAPFWGQELFFFAHLYRWSLDLLARGKMVPGVQADRLGAQAVWYPVLDSTLDQARLALLCQALPPCCLADSHSKQEVGPHALILDCLQGLLQAIIGESGLTPMANREPWLQPWLQGLVSRTPQPLPESTAQKLLTPLQHWQLPIQTYLGHRHNRALEQRQFRVALRLAPPPSGSENWRLEYLLQALDEATFQVEAASIWQLEAEAMVYHGRTIHHPSETLLQGLGLASRYYPPIAQSLETGYPTGCDLDPIQAYEFIQAIAWQLQDRGLGVILPAGLQGGQSSQRLGVSIQSQVQPKKGERLSFQSLVSYRLQLMLGKQVISERDFQNLLDQRSPLVEIGGQWLILQPVEVRAAQAILQQRQGPLDLTVEEALRLAVGERQTLAKLPVVKFEATGILQDLIQTLSNPQGVKPMAAPPGFKGELRPYQARGVGWLAFLERWGLGACLADDMGLGKTPQLLAFLLHLQAEASLEQPVLVVCPTSVLSNWWHEVQKFAPGLKVTLHHGDRRKKGQPLLKAYQSQHLILTSYSLLHRDLSSLKLVQWRGIVLDEAQNIKNAEAKQSQSVRQLTAGFRIALTGTPVENRLRELWSILDFLNPGFLGSQAYFQKRFATPIEKYGDRQSLYALRSLVRPFILRRLKTDQSIIQDLPAKQEMTVFCALSRRQAELYQQLVDQALENIETSTGIQRHGQILTLILKLKQLCNHPAQFLKEPQLSQPEASGKLLRLEEMLEEVVSEGERALIFTQFAEWGHLLQPYLTHKFKRDVLYLHGGTPRLKRQALIERFQNDPDGPQLFILSLKAGGTGLNLTRANHVFHVDRWWNPAVENQATDRAFRIGQTRNVQVHKFVCTGTLEEKIHQILESKQQLAEQTVDAGENWLTQLDTDQLRQLLLLDRGSIIDEEST